The Clostridia bacterium DNA segment AAATTGTTTTCTTGATAGTTCGCAAAGGGTTCTTCTCCTTGATAGGATACCTGGACCATTAGGGGTCTATTATACCATCCTCGCACAGCCCCCTCTGCCTCATCACTACTATTGGGGCTAAAAAGAATATCACCATGGGCGGTTGGCAAGGCAGAGGCTCCACGCACTTCAACTACGAGTGGAACGATGTACCTAAGCCCCAAAATAGGTGGATCCTGCCAACTCTGCGTAATATCTTCTGGCGCTACAATAGACTGTAGTCTTGCTCTTACCCGAACGCAAAGTTCTTGATCTTCACTCAAAAAAACATCTAGGACCTCACCTGTCGGAATGCTTTCTGCATAATATGGATCCTCTGGAGTTAACGACTCCCAAGAAGCATTCTTAATCGTTAACTCCGCTTCTTGAAACGCTGGTGGTAACGGGTAAGGAATAATATAGTCCACATATTCGCCGGGTACGCCGAGAACCTGGGCACCCTGCCCTCCTAGTTCCAATGTCCACTCACCCTTTTCATTGCGCCAGCAGTCAAAACTGCTTCGAATGTGAAAATCTTGTACGAATTGAACATCTGCTGCATCTACGGGAAATGGTACAAAAAGCAATATCAGGATTTGTAGCAGTGAAAAAACTGCTCTCCATACCTTCTTCATGAAGCATCAGCAGGAGTCCAAGGAAGAACCAGCCATTGCCCAAATAGCGGGTCAAATAAAAGGAGGTAGTCAATATCCTGTCCATCATAAGATGCCCAATCACAATCTTCGAAATGGTACTCTAACTGGCCCTCATCATTCAATGTAAATGAATCGTATTTTGAAACAAGAGGATAGTAAATTTTCACTCTATCGTCTTGTAAAAGAAAATACTCTTCAAAGTTGCTTCTTCTAAGAAACCGTTCCCCTCCTCCAGAAATAAGATACACATCAAAGCCCTTGGGGCAATGCTTGGCGTATTCCATCTCCAATAAAATCCAACGCCTCCCACTTTCACTCGTATACAATACTGGTGCCCTAAGGACACGTAGCCGACCCAAATCCACAGGATATTTCAAATCAAAAAGAAAGGTGTCTTTTTTCCCTGGCCGGGGAAAAACGGACCAAGCCCACTGGGAGGAGCGCCCAAATGCTTCCGGTTCTACCAAGGTGGCAAGATCAATCGTTTCAAGCATATTGATTGCTCTTTCATCTTTATCTACATACAGTGACTGGAAGAATAGACAACAGGCTTCTGCGTAATTAAGCATCTTTTGGGGCCTGAACGTTCCATCTGGATAGCCCTGAATTTGATGCTCTTTGCTGAAATAATCTACTAGTAGCTGGTTTTCTTCTGATAACATTTCGCAGTCGCTGTATCCTATTTTTTCGTTTAGTGCTTCCGGAAGCAGAGGATCTTTGACCCTTGCTATGGCCTGTAGGGCTTCCATTCTGCTGATGGTGTCTTCACTTTTTTTCTCTTTCAAAATCCAATCGTCTATATATTTTCGTTTTTTTTGTTCCGCCAAATCTTGGGCCATACCATTACGAAGATCCCTACTATAAGCAGATAGCATCTTAAAAAAAGACCCGCGTGGAATATCTTCTGATTCTGAAATGCTTGTTTCATCAGTCAAATAGCCAATTCGCTGCATTTCCTGTACATACGGTTGTGACCAGTTTCCTGCAGCATAGGCCGGAGCAAACATCGGTATAACGAACAGGAAGATAGCTGTGGCGATAGGTATCGGTAACCATTTGTTTTTTTGCATAAAAAAACACCTCCTGTATGCCTATTCTACACAGGAAGTGTAATCCTTCATCCATTGGTCTTTTAGCGTTGTTTCATCGTTTCTGTGGCGCTTTCCATCCACTGTAGTATCTGTGAACAGAAATCTTCTTTGGTCGCACCTCTATGCAAGGTATGCTCACCTGTATCGTAACTGATGAGTCTCCCTCCATTTCGTTCAATATAGTCCGCCGTTCCTCTATAGTCCGTTAATGGATCCCTTCGGTCATGAATGGCCAATAAAGGCAATCCCATTCCTCCGGACGCTTGATTCAACTTGCTAGCACTTTTTTCTAGCATATGCATCAGTCTCAGGCTAACTAGCTTGTGGTTATACGGGTCTTTTCGACTATTCGAAATTTCAGGTTTCTTCCCTTTTTCGATGCGCCTTATATCCATTTTTAATTGGTACTTGGGAAAGATTTGGTGCAAAAACAGAATATATTTACCTGGTTTTCCTTTTTGGTTACTGTTACGAATATATGGGCTGGATGCAATCATTCCATCCGCTTGAATTAACCCTGCATGCACCGCGTGTAGCAGAATATTTCCACCCATACTGTGCCCCATTAAAAAGACGGGACAGTCATCCTTCGCCAAATCCTTGGTTGCCTTCAAACCAGCCTGAAGGTCTTGTTCAAGCTCCAACATACTGTTTGCATGGCCTCTAGTTCCTTCTGACTTACCAAATCCTCTCCAGTCTAAACCAGCAACAGAGACTCCTTGCGCATTCAGGCATTTTGCCAATGAAATATATTTTCTTCCGTATTCACCCAAACCGTGTAAAATGAGCAGCATGGCCCTCTCCGGTTCTGCCTTCCAATAATGAAGTGCCAGTCTTGTGCCATCTGCAGATGTGATGCCCTTCTCCATTTAAAGCCTTTCTCCAATCTGTTTCAAGGCGTCTATCGTGTACTCTATTTCTTCCATCGTAGTCTCATTACCCACAGAAAAACGCATCACGCCTTCTGGATATGTGCCCAAAGTTTGGTGGCCTAACGGGGAACAGTGAAGACCAGGTCTTCCCATAATGCCGAATTTTTTATCCAGGACGTAGCATAGTTCTGAATTGTCTACACCCGCCATATTAAAGGCAACCGTACCCGTACGTTGTTCTAAATTCATCGTGCCATAGATTGTAAGGGCTCCAATCTCCTTCATTCCCTCTAGCAGTTTCGAGGTAAGAGCCATCTCTTTTTTTCGTTCTTCGGAAATTCCAAATTGAAGCAGATGTTCCATACCTGCTTTCAATCCCATAATACCCACGGTATTCAAGGTACCACTTTCAAATTTATCCGGCATAAAATCAGGCTGATCCGCAAGGTGGGAAAGGCTTCCAGTTCCTCCCCTAAGGATTGGCTTCATGGTGTGAGCTGCTTCTTCACTCAAAACAAATCCTCCGGTTCCGTTTGGTCCCAATAGATGTTTATGACCAGTAAAAGCAAGTACGTCAATATTCTTTACCGTTAAGGGTAAAACGCCAGCCGTCTGGGCTGTGTCTACAATCGTGAGAATATTTCTTTCTTTAGCTAAACGCACTACTTCTTCAAGAGGAAATATATTGCCACATACATTGGAAGCATGGGACACAACAATCATCTTGGTATTGTGTTTGATGCACTTTGAAAAATCCTCCGGGTCCGTGATTCCATCCTCAGAAGCCGGAATCACATCGTAGCTAATCTTACCTTCCTTGGCCAAAGCATATACTGGCCGGTATACTGCATTATGCTCCATTCCTGAAATAATGACATGGTCTCCAGAATCCGCCAGACCCTGTATGGCCATATTAAGGGCCATGGTCACGTTCTGGGCAAAGACCACGTGATCTTCCCTCTCAGCAGAGAAAAAATCTGCTACCGTCTGTCTTGCAGAAAGCATCCTACGCCCAGCTTCTAAGGAACGTTCATAGCCGCCCCGTCCTGGGTTGGCATTATGGTTCACGAGAAAATCATTCATAGCTTCTAATACGCAAGCAGGCTTTTTGAAGCTAGTGGCAGCATAATCTAAATACACATTCATAGTTTTCCCTTTCTTTCTCGTTTCATCTAACTAGTCCAAATATTGCTTTTCTACTGCTAATATATCACAGAGCCCTAACGATTCCACTATCTAAGCAAAAATAGTTTTTAGCATAGGAAATACTTATGTTTCCAAGGTCTTGATAGAGAGTTTCTATCGGGGCCATAATCCCCTTTACCACCGCATTTTTTGCAATTATTATGAAGATGCAATAATCAATACTATTTATGTCAAGAAAGGAACTATTCATGACCAACATTCAGAAAAAACTAATTGTTACCGGCAGTTTCATTGGCCTCATGGCCTCCCTGCTGATGAAGTATGGAAACCCTGGCAACATGGGGATTTGTGTCGCTTGCTTTATACGAGATATTGGAGGGGCCTTAGGACTGCATTCAGTGGAAAAACTGAGTTACCTGCGTCCAGAAATTATTGGATTCATTCTAGGATCCTTTTTGGCTGCTTTGGCCTTTAAGGAATTTAGGCCCCGAGGTGGTAGCTCACCGGCCACCCGCTTCCTATTAGGCATGATCATGATGATTGGGGCCTTGGCCTTCTTGGGTTGTCCGCTCAGGATGTTACTGCGTATGGCCGGCGGAGACTTAAACGCTCTAGTGGGCCTAGCTGGATTCTTAGCTGGTATCTACATCGGGATCCGGTATTTGAAAAAAGGCTTTTCGCTCGGCAGAAGTTATTCCCAGCACAAAGTAAATGGTGGGATTCTCCCAGTCATAGGAATCTTCCTACTAATTGGTTTACTACTAGCACCAGCTTTCATCGGTGCTGGCGCAGCACATGCACCGATGATTTTTTCCTTACTAGTTGGTCTGGTAATCGGTGCCGCCGCACAACGAAC contains these protein-coding regions:
- a CDS encoding aminotransferase class V-fold PLP-dependent enzyme, whose amino-acid sequence is MNVYLDYAATSFKKPACVLEAMNDFLVNHNANPGRGGYERSLEAGRRMLSARQTVADFFSAEREDHVVFAQNVTMALNMAIQGLADSGDHVIISGMEHNAVYRPVYALAKEGKISYDVIPASEDGITDPEDFSKCIKHNTKMIVVSHASNVCGNIFPLEEVVRLAKERNILTIVDTAQTAGVLPLTVKNIDVLAFTGHKHLLGPNGTGGFVLSEEAAHTMKPILRGGTGSLSHLADQPDFMPDKFESGTLNTVGIMGLKAGMEHLLQFGISEERKKEMALTSKLLEGMKEIGALTIYGTMNLEQRTGTVAFNMAGVDNSELCYVLDKKFGIMGRPGLHCSPLGHQTLGTYPEGVMRFSVGNETTMEEIEYTIDALKQIGERL
- a CDS encoding S-layer homology domain-containing protein, which translates into the protein MQKNKWLPIPIATAIFLFVIPMFAPAYAAGNWSQPYVQEMQRIGYLTDETSISESEDIPRGSFFKMLSAYSRDLRNGMAQDLAEQKKRKYIDDWILKEKKSEDTISRMEALQAIARVKDPLLPEALNEKIGYSDCEMLSEENQLLVDYFSKEHQIQGYPDGTFRPQKMLNYAEACCLFFQSLYVDKDERAINMLETIDLATLVEPEAFGRSSQWAWSVFPRPGKKDTFLFDLKYPVDLGRLRVLRAPVLYTSESGRRWILLEMEYAKHCPKGFDVYLISGGGERFLRRSNFEEYFLLQDDRVKIYYPLVSKYDSFTLNDEGQLEYHFEDCDWASYDGQDIDYLLLFDPLFGQWLVLPWTPADAS
- a CDS encoding alpha/beta fold hydrolase, giving the protein MEKGITSADGTRLALHYWKAEPERAMLLILHGLGEYGRKYISLAKCLNAQGVSVAGLDWRGFGKSEGTRGHANSMLELEQDLQAGLKATKDLAKDDCPVFLMGHSMGGNILLHAVHAGLIQADGMIASSPYIRNSNQKGKPGKYILFLHQIFPKYQLKMDIRRIEKGKKPEISNSRKDPYNHKLVSLRLMHMLEKSASKLNQASGGMGLPLLAIHDRRDPLTDYRGTADYIERNGGRLISYDTGEHTLHRGATKEDFCSQILQWMESATETMKQR
- a CDS encoding YedE-related selenium metabolism membrane protein produces the protein MTNIQKKLIVTGSFIGLMASLLMKYGNPGNMGICVACFIRDIGGALGLHSVEKLSYLRPEIIGFILGSFLAALAFKEFRPRGGSSPATRFLLGMIMMIGALAFLGCPLRMLLRMAGGDLNALVGLAGFLAGIYIGIRYLKKGFSLGRSYSQHKVNGGILPVIGIFLLIGLLLAPAFIGAGAAHAPMIFSLLVGLVIGAAAQRTRLCTAGAFRDVMLIRDFTLFYGVVAIFVAALIGNLVFNPGFFHLSFLEQPAAHTDGLWNFLGMLVVGFSATLLGGCPLRQTILGGEGDSDSAITFFGLLTGAAISHNLGMAGSGTGLAINGQVGVIVCLLLLFIVATMYSRETA